From one Botrytis cinerea B05.10 chromosome 7, complete sequence genomic stretch:
- the Bcsws2 gene encoding Bcsws2, producing the protein MVFILGISFAERNLVKKSLESFYGLGNQASARIMAKHYIHPTATVGSLSQKTVTSLTAELSTMPLETELKRRLQDNIERMRTMGSYRGRRHAMGLPVRGQNTKSQISTARKLNKVNRKG; encoded by the exons ATG GTTTTCATCTTGGGTATCTCGTTCGCTGAGAGGAATCTGGTGAAG AAATCTCTAGAGTCTTTCTATGGCTTAGGGAACCAAGCTTCAGCTCGTATCATGGCCAAGCACTACATCCATCCCACGGCGACTGTCGGTTCCTTGTCACAAAAAACGGTCACATCTTTGACCGCTGAGCTTTCCACCATGCCTTTAGAGACCGAATTGAAACGAAGGTTGCAGGATAACATCGAAAGAATGCGGACAATGGGTAGCTACCGGGGGAGGAGGCATGCGATGGGCCTGCCAGTAAGAGGACAGAATACGAAGAGTCAG ATATCAACGGCCAGGAAACTCAATAAAGTAAATAGAAAAGGATAA